A window of Scophthalmus maximus strain ysfricsl-2021 chromosome 10, ASM2237912v1, whole genome shotgun sequence contains these coding sequences:
- the LOC124849328 gene encoding uncharacterized protein LOC124849328 isoform X6 codes for MKPTGTALYTTQNMQRRRRVNPKEDATFYITAGRDKVALDIKYINAIKGRGIFTSAPFEKGDFLVEYRGELITKQECERRQRVYHDHLKVFMFEFHFNGKLWCVDASTEDGSFGRVVNDDHLNPNARMKYFTVKGKPHLCLFAVRDIGPGEEITYNYGDSNWPWRCKNPGKSLETIHGEGPPTSKPCTSEKDVDEDTSQRGCEATNCPSSSEDVEEMMAEGSPNKLAASSMNLPSPLLDPLGKVEKFVDEDTSQRGCEATNCPSSSEDVEEMMAEGSPNKLAAISMNLPSPVLDPLGKVEKYVDEDTSQRGCEATNCPSSSEDVEEMMAEGSPNLLAASSMNLPSPVLDPLGKVEKYVDEDTSQRGCEATNCPSSSEDVEEMMAEGSPNKLAAIYWNLPSPVLGPLGKIEKLTTETNQNQLTSPNETDTVFNSEKCCKHRLVCTTVSSLDRCVQCVGPVSAFKWLGYRCRVCSGVWHKSCLRQITTDYIQDPSQQQKFPRSSGDELLSDEDDLPHSELNQILDDDDYVSDMDYVPNSDSHDDDDDYSDASIHLMPRLLKATQIQEKVVKPDVGTSDASDTNILVVPSTSKHPPLEDPMEVASDSGNSIKDSSRDPEGKGELHEQDLPHLIFSKKNYCYICGKPQSKISRHLRTHKTHAEVVRAFSLPEDSKERKTILEKMRNKGNFQHNTEVLQGGTGPVKVKRKPKAKSQPGKFIHCMHCQGMYIRKELWRHVRRCPFKPENQDLDKEPGRTKVLALAAAHESAFSQQISSGVWKLLGVMKQDEIASIVRNDLSIIQFAQSLYNKHGQDPTKHEYLRQKLREVGRLLLCLRTDFSVQNLEEAVKPANFQRVVQAVKKVAGFDEEKASYLTPSLALKLGHALQKICDIVHCRALMAEDQELIRSTEIFKKLQMSKWSELVSHRALNTLSDAKYNKPSTLPFTEDVQTLHRYLDKSAESSFCNLKETATTQNYAQLAKVTLAQIIVFNRRRAGEVSKMRLKSFHERDNTKLHDDVAMGLSKTEKRLCNYFSRIEIMGKRGRKVAVLLTPRMVDALSLLVSNRAECDVCATNVFLFARPKSMSYYRGQDCLRVHASQCGAKHPEYLRSTHLRKHVATLSQVLNLKNNELDQVADFLGHDIRVHRDFYRLPVPTTQLAKISKLLLSMEKGDLSSMQGRSLDEIEIEEEIAVSDAEAKDRESEPESDEAGCGTSKPVDDADSTFTAAEMVSAVSSTVIETAPPSEVSTH; via the exons ATGAAGCCTACTGGGACAGCGCTGTACACGACG CAAAacatgcagaggagaagacgtGTTAACCCAAAGGAAGATGCAACATTTTATATTACTGCTGGAAGGGACAAAGTGGCACTTGACATCAAATACATCAATGCCATCAAAG GTCGTGGTATCTTCACCTCTGCTCCATTTGAAAAAGGAGACTTTCTGGTGGAATACAGAGGTGAACTGATAACCAAGCAAGAatgtgagaggagacagagagtctACCATGACCACCTCAAAGTCTTTATGTTTGAGTTCCATTTCAATGGAAAACTGTGGTG tgTTGATGCATCGACTGAGGATGGGTCATTTGGAAGAGTGGTAAATGATGACCATTTAAACCCTAATGCCAGGATGAAGTACTTTACCGTAAAAGGGAAGCCCCATCTGTGCTTATTTGCAGTAAGAGACATAGGTCCAGGAGAGGAGATCACCTACAATTATGGTGACTCAAACTGGCCATGGAGATGCAAG AATCCTGGCAAGTCTTTGGAGACGATACATGGTGAGGGACCACCCACATCAAAGCCTTGTACAAGTGAAAAA GATGTTGACGAGGACACGTCTCAGAGGGGTTGTGAAGCCACAAATTGCCCTTCGtcaagtgaagatgttgaagag ATGATGGCTGAGGGCAGCCCGAACAAGCTGGCTGCGAGTTCCATGAATCTGCCGAGTCCTCTTCTGGATCCACTTGGCAAGGTTGAAAAG ttTGTTGACGAGGACACGTCTCAGAGGGGTTGTGAAGCCACAAATTGCCCTTCGtcaagtgaagatgttgaagag ATGATGGCTGAGGGCAGCCCGAACAAGCTGGCTGCGATTTCCATGAATCTGCCAAGTCCAGTTCTGGATCCACTTGGCAAGGTTGAAAAG taTGTTGACGAGGACACGTCTCAGAGGGGTTGTGAAGCCACAAATTGCCCTTCGtcaagtgaagatgttgaagag ATGATGGCTGAGGGCAGCCCGAACTTGCTGGCTGCGAGTTCCATGAATCTGCCAAGTCCAGTTCTGGATCCACTTGGCAAGGTTGAAAAG taTGTTGACGAGGACACGTCTCAGAGGGGTTGTGAAGCCACAAATTGCCCTTCGtcaagtgaagatgttgaagag ATGATGGCTGAGGGCAGCCCGAACAAGCTGGCTGCGATTTACTGGAATCTGCCAAGTCCAGTTCTGGGTCCACTTGGCAAGATTGAAAAG TTGACCACTGAGACTAACCAAAATCAGCTCACGAGTCCAAATGAGACTGATACAGTTTTCAACAGTGAAAAG TGTTGCAAACATCGCCTGGTGTGCACAACAGTCTCCTCTTTGGACAGATGCGTTCAGTGTGTGGGACCAGTATCTGCCTTCAAGTGGCTTGGCTATCGCTGCAGAG TTTGTTCCGGGGTCTGGCATAAATCCTGCCTCAGACAAATAACAACTGATTACATCCAAGACCCATCACAG CAGCAAAAGTTCCCTAGGTCTTCTGGGGATGAACTGCTTTCAGATGAAGACGACCTTCCACATTCAGAACTGAACCAAAtattggatgatgatgattacgtATCCGATATGGACTACGTACCCAACTCAGACTCacacgatgatgacgatgactaTTCAGATGCAAGCATACACTTGATGCCAAGACTGTTGAAAGCTACACAAATTCAAGAGAAAGTGGTAAAACCCGATGTTGGAACATCTGATgcctcagacacaaacatcctAGTTGTGCCCAGCACTTCAAAACATCCACCTCTTGAAGATCCCATGGAAGTCGCATCTGATTCAGGAAATTCCATCAAAGACTCATCAAGGGATCCAGAGGGTAAAGGTGAACTTCATGAACAAGACTTGCCACATCTcatttttagtaaaaaaaattactgttaCATTTGTGGTAAGCCACAAAGCAAGATCTCCCGCCATTTGagaacacacaagacacatgcTGAAGTTGTACGTGCATTTTCCCTTCCAGAAGACTCAAAAGAGCGCAAGACAATATTAGAAAAAATGAGGAATAAGGGAAATtttcaacacaacactgaaGTTTTACAAGGTGGAACAGGACCAGTCAAAGTGAAAAGGAAACCAAAAGCTAAATCACAACCAGGAAAGTTCATTCACTGTATGCACTGTCAAGGGATGTACATTCGTAAGGAGCTTTGGAGACATGTCCGCAGATGCCCCTTTAAGCCAGAAAACCAAGATTTGGATAAAGAACCTGGGAGAACTAAAGTGCTGGCTTTGGCTGCAGCTCACGAGTCTGCATTCTCTCAGCAGATCTCAAGTGGAGTGTGGAAGCTCCTTGGTGTCATGAAACAGGATGAGATTGCCTCCATTGTGCGAAATGACCTATCTATTATTCAGTTTGCCCAGTCGCTCTACAACAAACACGGACAAGACCCTACAAAACATGAGTACCTGCGACAGAAGCTGCGTGAAGTGGGGCGTTTGTTGTTATGTCTGCGCACAGATTTCTCAGTACAAAACTTAGAGGAAGCTGTTAAACCTGCTAACTTCCAGAGAGTTGTGCAAGCAGTAAAGAAAGTTGCAggttttgatgaagaaaaagccTCATACCTTACACCAAGCCTTGCGCTGAAACTGGGACATGCACTACAGAAAATCTGTGACATTGTTCATTGTAGGGCACTCATGGCAGAAGATCAAGAACTGATCAGGTCCACTGAAATATTCAAGAAGTTGCAAATGTCCAAGTGGTCTGAGTTGGTGTCTCATAGAGCCCTGAACACACTGAGTGATGCAAAATACAACAAGCCATCAACATTGCCCTTCACAGAAGATGTTCAGACCCTTCATCGCTACcttgacaaatctgcagaaagtTCATTTTGCAACTTGAAGGAGACAGCTACCACTCAGAACTATGCTCAACTTGCAAAAGTCACTCTTGCACAAATCATTGTGTTCAATCGAAGACGTGCTGGGGAGGTTTCAAAAATGCGTCTCAAAAGTTTTCAtgaaagagacaacacaaagCTCCATGACGATGTGGCCATGGGTTTGTCAAAGACTGAGAAGAGACTCTGCAACTATTTTAGCCGAATCGAAATAATGggaaaaagaggcagaaaggTTGCAGTTCTGCTCACACCAAGAATGGTTGATGCCCTGTCACTTCTTGTCAGTAACAGAGCTGAATGTGATGTTTGTGCCacaaatgtcttcctgtttgcaAGACCCAAATCAATGAGCTACTACAGAGGACAGGACTGTTTACGTGTTCATGCAAGTCAGTGTGGAGCAAAGCACCCTGAGTACCTTAGGTCAACACATCTCAGGAAACATGTTGCTACACTCTCGCAGGtccttaatttaaaaaacaatgaacttgATCAGGTTGCAGATTTCTTGGGTCACGACATCCGTGTTCACCGCGATTTCTACAGATTACCAGTTCCCACAACTCAACTGGCCAAGATTTCCAAACTGCTTTTGTCAATGGAAAAAGGAGATCTTTCCAGCATGCAGGGGAGATCACTGGATGAGATTGAAATTGAAG AAGAAATCGCGGTAAGTGATGCTGAGGCCAAGGACAGGGAAAGTGAGCCTGAGAGTGATGAAGCAGGGTGTGGAACCAGCAAACCTGTGGATGATGCAGACTCAACATTCACAGCTGCGGAAATGGTGTCAGCGGTGTCATCCACAGTAATCGAGACTGCCCCTCCATCTGAAG TGTCCACACACTAA
- the LOC124849328 gene encoding uncharacterized protein LOC124849328 isoform X4, which translates to MQRRRRVNPKEDATFYITAGRDKVALDIKYINAIKGRGIFTSAPFEKGDFLVEYRGELITKQECERRQRVYHDHLKVFMFEFHFNGKLWCVDASTEDGSFGRVVNDDHLNPNARMKYFTVKGKPHLCLFAVRDIGPGEEITYNYGDSNWPWRCKNPGKSLETIHGEGPPTSKPCTSEKDVDEDTSQRGCEATNCPSSSEDVEEMMAEGSPNKLAASSMNLPSPLLDPLGKVEKFVDEDTSQRGCEATNCPSSSEDVEEMMAEGSPNKLAAISMNLPSPVLDPLGKVEKYVDEDTSQRGCEATNCPSSSEDVEEMMAEGSPNLLAASSMNLPSPVLDPLGKVEKYVDEDTSQRGCEATNCPSSSEDVEEMMAEGSPNKLAAIYWNLPSPVLGPLGKIEKLTTETNQNQLTSPNETDTVFNSEKCCKHRLVCTTVSSLDRCVQCVGPVSAFKWLGYRCRVCSGVWHKSCLRQITTDYIQDPSQQQKFPRSSGDELLSDEDDLPHSELNQILDDDDYVSDMDYVPNSDSHDDDDDYSDASIHLMPRLLKATQIQEKVVKPDVGTSDASDTNILVVPSTSKHPPLEDPMEVASDSGNSIKDSSRDPEGKGELHEQDLPHLIFSKKNYCYICGKPQSKISRHLRTHKTHAEVVRAFSLPEDSKERKTILEKMRNKGNFQHNTEVLQGGTGPVKVKRKPKAKSQPGKFIHCMHCQGMYIRKELWRHVRRCPFKPENQDLDKEPGRTKVLALAAAHESAFSQQISSGVWKLLGVMKQDEIASIVRNDLSIIQFAQSLYNKHGQDPTKHEYLRQKLREVGRLLLCLRTDFSVQNLEEAVKPANFQRVVQAVKKVAGFDEEKASYLTPSLALKLGHALQKICDIVHCRALMAEDQELIRSTEIFKKLQMSKWSELVSHRALNTLSDAKYNKPSTLPFTEDVQTLHRYLDKSAESSFCNLKETATTQNYAQLAKVTLAQIIVFNRRRAGEVSKMRLKSFHERDNTKLHDDVAMGLSKTEKRLCNYFSRIEIMGKRGRKVAVLLTPRMVDALSLLVSNRAECDVCATNVFLFARPKSMSYYRGQDCLRVHASQCGAKHPEYLRSTHLRKHVATLSQVLNLKNNELDQVADFLGHDIRVHRDFYRLPVPTTQLAKISKLLLSMEKGDLSSMQGRSLDEIEIEEEIAVSDAEAKDRESEPESDEAGCGTSKPVDDADSTFTAAEMVSAVSSTVIETAPPSEGKVDHREAGARRLCPKRVWIKAEVAAVMRYFSKQIKEGKLATKAECSHCKEVEGPVLAERTVQNIRDFVRNRGRAAKRQQQKL; encoded by the exons atgcagaggagaagacgtGTTAACCCAAAGGAAGATGCAACATTTTATATTACTGCTGGAAGGGACAAAGTGGCACTTGACATCAAATACATCAATGCCATCAAAG GTCGTGGTATCTTCACCTCTGCTCCATTTGAAAAAGGAGACTTTCTGGTGGAATACAGAGGTGAACTGATAACCAAGCAAGAatgtgagaggagacagagagtctACCATGACCACCTCAAAGTCTTTATGTTTGAGTTCCATTTCAATGGAAAACTGTGGTG tgTTGATGCATCGACTGAGGATGGGTCATTTGGAAGAGTGGTAAATGATGACCATTTAAACCCTAATGCCAGGATGAAGTACTTTACCGTAAAAGGGAAGCCCCATCTGTGCTTATTTGCAGTAAGAGACATAGGTCCAGGAGAGGAGATCACCTACAATTATGGTGACTCAAACTGGCCATGGAGATGCAAG AATCCTGGCAAGTCTTTGGAGACGATACATGGTGAGGGACCACCCACATCAAAGCCTTGTACAAGTGAAAAA GATGTTGACGAGGACACGTCTCAGAGGGGTTGTGAAGCCACAAATTGCCCTTCGtcaagtgaagatgttgaagag ATGATGGCTGAGGGCAGCCCGAACAAGCTGGCTGCGAGTTCCATGAATCTGCCGAGTCCTCTTCTGGATCCACTTGGCAAGGTTGAAAAG ttTGTTGACGAGGACACGTCTCAGAGGGGTTGTGAAGCCACAAATTGCCCTTCGtcaagtgaagatgttgaagag ATGATGGCTGAGGGCAGCCCGAACAAGCTGGCTGCGATTTCCATGAATCTGCCAAGTCCAGTTCTGGATCCACTTGGCAAGGTTGAAAAG taTGTTGACGAGGACACGTCTCAGAGGGGTTGTGAAGCCACAAATTGCCCTTCGtcaagtgaagatgttgaagag ATGATGGCTGAGGGCAGCCCGAACTTGCTGGCTGCGAGTTCCATGAATCTGCCAAGTCCAGTTCTGGATCCACTTGGCAAGGTTGAAAAG taTGTTGACGAGGACACGTCTCAGAGGGGTTGTGAAGCCACAAATTGCCCTTCGtcaagtgaagatgttgaagag ATGATGGCTGAGGGCAGCCCGAACAAGCTGGCTGCGATTTACTGGAATCTGCCAAGTCCAGTTCTGGGTCCACTTGGCAAGATTGAAAAG TTGACCACTGAGACTAACCAAAATCAGCTCACGAGTCCAAATGAGACTGATACAGTTTTCAACAGTGAAAAG TGTTGCAAACATCGCCTGGTGTGCACAACAGTCTCCTCTTTGGACAGATGCGTTCAGTGTGTGGGACCAGTATCTGCCTTCAAGTGGCTTGGCTATCGCTGCAGAG TTTGTTCCGGGGTCTGGCATAAATCCTGCCTCAGACAAATAACAACTGATTACATCCAAGACCCATCACAG CAGCAAAAGTTCCCTAGGTCTTCTGGGGATGAACTGCTTTCAGATGAAGACGACCTTCCACATTCAGAACTGAACCAAAtattggatgatgatgattacgtATCCGATATGGACTACGTACCCAACTCAGACTCacacgatgatgacgatgactaTTCAGATGCAAGCATACACTTGATGCCAAGACTGTTGAAAGCTACACAAATTCAAGAGAAAGTGGTAAAACCCGATGTTGGAACATCTGATgcctcagacacaaacatcctAGTTGTGCCCAGCACTTCAAAACATCCACCTCTTGAAGATCCCATGGAAGTCGCATCTGATTCAGGAAATTCCATCAAAGACTCATCAAGGGATCCAGAGGGTAAAGGTGAACTTCATGAACAAGACTTGCCACATCTcatttttagtaaaaaaaattactgttaCATTTGTGGTAAGCCACAAAGCAAGATCTCCCGCCATTTGagaacacacaagacacatgcTGAAGTTGTACGTGCATTTTCCCTTCCAGAAGACTCAAAAGAGCGCAAGACAATATTAGAAAAAATGAGGAATAAGGGAAATtttcaacacaacactgaaGTTTTACAAGGTGGAACAGGACCAGTCAAAGTGAAAAGGAAACCAAAAGCTAAATCACAACCAGGAAAGTTCATTCACTGTATGCACTGTCAAGGGATGTACATTCGTAAGGAGCTTTGGAGACATGTCCGCAGATGCCCCTTTAAGCCAGAAAACCAAGATTTGGATAAAGAACCTGGGAGAACTAAAGTGCTGGCTTTGGCTGCAGCTCACGAGTCTGCATTCTCTCAGCAGATCTCAAGTGGAGTGTGGAAGCTCCTTGGTGTCATGAAACAGGATGAGATTGCCTCCATTGTGCGAAATGACCTATCTATTATTCAGTTTGCCCAGTCGCTCTACAACAAACACGGACAAGACCCTACAAAACATGAGTACCTGCGACAGAAGCTGCGTGAAGTGGGGCGTTTGTTGTTATGTCTGCGCACAGATTTCTCAGTACAAAACTTAGAGGAAGCTGTTAAACCTGCTAACTTCCAGAGAGTTGTGCAAGCAGTAAAGAAAGTTGCAggttttgatgaagaaaaagccTCATACCTTACACCAAGCCTTGCGCTGAAACTGGGACATGCACTACAGAAAATCTGTGACATTGTTCATTGTAGGGCACTCATGGCAGAAGATCAAGAACTGATCAGGTCCACTGAAATATTCAAGAAGTTGCAAATGTCCAAGTGGTCTGAGTTGGTGTCTCATAGAGCCCTGAACACACTGAGTGATGCAAAATACAACAAGCCATCAACATTGCCCTTCACAGAAGATGTTCAGACCCTTCATCGCTACcttgacaaatctgcagaaagtTCATTTTGCAACTTGAAGGAGACAGCTACCACTCAGAACTATGCTCAACTTGCAAAAGTCACTCTTGCACAAATCATTGTGTTCAATCGAAGACGTGCTGGGGAGGTTTCAAAAATGCGTCTCAAAAGTTTTCAtgaaagagacaacacaaagCTCCATGACGATGTGGCCATGGGTTTGTCAAAGACTGAGAAGAGACTCTGCAACTATTTTAGCCGAATCGAAATAATGggaaaaagaggcagaaaggTTGCAGTTCTGCTCACACCAAGAATGGTTGATGCCCTGTCACTTCTTGTCAGTAACAGAGCTGAATGTGATGTTTGTGCCacaaatgtcttcctgtttgcaAGACCCAAATCAATGAGCTACTACAGAGGACAGGACTGTTTACGTGTTCATGCAAGTCAGTGTGGAGCAAAGCACCCTGAGTACCTTAGGTCAACACATCTCAGGAAACATGTTGCTACACTCTCGCAGGtccttaatttaaaaaacaatgaacttgATCAGGTTGCAGATTTCTTGGGTCACGACATCCGTGTTCACCGCGATTTCTACAGATTACCAGTTCCCACAACTCAACTGGCCAAGATTTCCAAACTGCTTTTGTCAATGGAAAAAGGAGATCTTTCCAGCATGCAGGGGAGATCACTGGATGAGATTGAAATTGAAG AAGAAATCGCGGTAAGTGATGCTGAGGCCAAGGACAGGGAAAGTGAGCCTGAGAGTGATGAAGCAGGGTGTGGAACCAGCAAACCTGTGGATGATGCAGACTCAACATTCACAGCTGCGGAAATGGTGTCAGCGGTGTCATCCACAGTAATCGAGACTGCCCCTCCATCTGAAG GAAAAGTTGACCATCGCGAAGCTGGGGCCAGAAGATTGTGTCCGAAGAGAGTGTGGATTAAGGCTGAGGTTGCTGCAGTGATGCGCTATTTCAGCAAGcaaataaaagaaggaaaactggCCACCAAAGCTGAGTGCAGTCACTGCAAGGAGGTAGAGGGGCCCGTGTTGGCAGAGAGAACTGTCCAAAATATTAGGGACTTTgtcagaaacagagggagggctGCAAAAAGGCAGcaacaaaaactgtaa